The Thermoflexus hugenholtzii JAD2 genomic interval CCCGGCGTCCCTTCACGGTTTACCGGGACGATCCAGACGCCCGTTATGAGGTGGAGCTGGACTTCAACGTCAGCGATTGGGAGCCGGCGGTGGCCGCGCCCCATCTGCCCTCCAACGTGCGGCCGGTGGGGGAGCTGTCCCACATCCGCATCGATCAGGTGTTCATCGGCTCCTGCACCAACGGCCGCATCGAGGACCTGCGCCTGGCGGCCCGCATCCTCCAGGGCCAGCGGGTGCATCCCGAGGTCCGCTGCATCATCATCCCGGGCAGCGGGGCCGTCTACCGCCAGGCCCTGGCGGAGGGCCTGATCGACATCTTCGTGGAGGCCGGGGCGGTAGTCGGGCTGCCCTCCTGCGGCCCCTGCATGGGGGGCTACTCGGGCGTGCTGGGGCCCGGGGAGCGCTGTGTCTCGACCACCAACCGCAACTTCGTCGGCCGCATGGGGCATCCGACCAGCGAGGTGTATCTGGCGAACCCGGCTGTGGCGGCCGCCAGCGCCATCCTGGGGCGCATCGCCAGCCCGGAGGAAGTCCCCACGATGGCCGTGGCGGCATAAGGCAGCGCCGAAGCCGCCGGATGGGCAGAGCCGGAGAGGCCTCGGGAGAATCGAACGGAAACCGGCTGAGGAGGAGAAACCATGGAGGACCGCCGCTGGGCTTGGGAGGACGTCCTGGAGGAGGTCATCGCCTCGTGGGAGGCCTCCCATGAGGACGATGGGAAACGCGTCCACGAAGCGGATTGGGTCGTGGACTGCATGATGGGTTGCTACAACTTCACCGAGCCGGAGGAGGACTGACGATGCGTTTCCAGGGGCGCGCCTGGGTGTTCGGCGACAACATCGACACGGACGTGATCATCCCCGGGCGGTATCTCAACACGACGGACCCGCAGGAGCTGGCCGCCCACTGCATGGAGGGCGTGGACCCGGAGTTCCCCCGCAAGGTGCAGCCGGGCGACATCGTGGTGGCGGGGCGGAACTTCGGCAGCGGCTCCTCCCGGGAGCATGCCCCCCTCAGCCTGAAGGCGGCCGGGGTCTCCTGCGTCGTCGCCAAATCCTTCGCCCGCATCTTCTTCCGCAACGCCATCAACATCGGGCTGCCGGTGCTGGAATGTCCGGAGGCCGTGGAGGCGATCCAGCCCGGGGATGAGCTGGAGGTTCGCCTGGACAGCGGGGAGATCCTCCACCGCCGGACCGGGCAGGTCTTCCGGGCCAAGCCCTATCCGCCGTTCATGCTCGAGCTGATTCGCGCCGGAGGGCTCATCCCCTACACGAAGGCGCGGCTCCGTCAGGGATCCGTTGTGGCCTGAATCCACTCGATGGAGGAAAGCGATGGGGCGTCGAGAAAGGAGGTGGACCCGGGTTGCCCCGGGCCGGGAGCTCGTTCGTCGGTTCCTGGCCGGGGCCGCCCGCGCCATCGCCGCCGCTTTCGGCCGGCCGATGATCTTCGCATGGCATCCCATACCGGTCGAGGAGGTGCGCGATGGAACGCGTCTGGCTTTACGATACCACGTTGCGCGACGGCAGCCAGCGGGAAGGGATCTCCTTCACCGTTGAGGACAAGCTGCGCATCACCGAGAAGCTGGACCAGCTCGGCATCCACTACGTCGAAGGAGGATGGCCGGGCTCCAACCCCAAGGACGCGGAATACTTCCGCCGGGTGCGGCGGATGAGCCTCCGCCACGCCCGTATCGCCGCCTTCGGCATGACCCGGCGGCCGGGGCGCCGGGCTGAGGACGATGAGAACCTGCGGGCGCTGCTGGAGGCGGGGACGCCGGCCGTCACCGTGGTGGGCAAGTCCTGGGACCTCCACGTCCACCGGGTGCTGGAGACCACGCTGGAGGAGAACCTGGCCATGATCCGGGAGAGCGTGGCCCTCCTCAAGGCCCATGGGCGGGAGGTGATCTACGACGCCGAGCATTTCTTCGACGGCTGGAAGCGCAACCCGGACTACGCCCTGGCCACCCTCCGGGCCGCCCAGGAAGGCGGAGCCGACTGGATCGTCCTGTGCGACACCAACGGCGGCTCGATGCCGTGGGAGATCGAGGAAGGGGTGGAGGCCGCGAAGCGAGCGGTCTCCGTCCCCCTGGGGATCCACACCCATAACGACTGCGAGCTGGCGGTGGCCAACTCCCTGGCCGCCGTCCGCCGGGGTGTCCGGCAGGTGCAGGGGACGATCAACGGCTACGGGGAGCGGGTGGGCAACGCCAACCTGATCTCCATCATCGCTAACCTGAAGCTCAAGATGGGGATCGATTGCGTGACGGACGAGCAGCTGGCCCGCCTGACGGAGGTCTCCCGCTTCGTAGCCGAGGTGGCTAACCTCCCCCACGATTCCCATCAGCCTTACGTGGGGGCCAGCGCCTTCGCCCACAAGGGCGGCATCCACGTGGCCGCTATCCTGAAGACCGAGGAAAGCTACCAGCACATCGATCCCGCCCGCGTGGGCAACGTCAAGCGGGTGCTGGTCTCCGAGCTCTCCGGGCGGGGGAACATCGTCGCCAAGGCCCTGGAGTTCGGCCTCCGCCTGAACCCCGAGGATCCGGCGGTGCAGGCAGTGGTGCGCCGGATCAAGGAGCTGGAGAACGAAGGGTTCTATTTCGAGGACGCCGAGGCCTCGGTGATCCTGATGCTCCGGCGCGCCCATCCCGACTACATCCCACCCTTCCAGGTGCTGGATTACGTGGTGATGGTGGAGCGGCGGGAGGGCCGCCCGCCGGTGGCCGAGGCCGCCGTCAAAGTCCGGCTGGATGGGGAGATCGTGCACACCGCCGCGGAGGGCAACGGGCCGGTGAACGCCCTGGACGCGGCGCTGCGCAAGGCCCTCCTCCCTCGCTACCCGGCCCTCTCCCGGGTGCACCTGACCAACTATCGGGTGCACATCCTCAACGGCGACGCCGGGACGGCGGCCCGGGTGCGGGTGTGGATCGAGAGCACCGACGGCCAGCGGGTCTGGCGCACCGTCGGAGCCTCCACTAACATCCTGGAGGCCAGCCGCCTCGCCTTAGAGGACAGCCTGGAGTTTGGGATCGATCCCACGGTGGATCATCGCTGAAATTCAAAACCCCTGCCCGGGAAGGAAAACGATGGGACGCTTCGTGATCGCCGTGCTGCCCGGAGATGGGATCGGACCGGAGGTGACCGCGGAGGCCGTTCGGGTCCTGGAGGCGGTGGGGCGCCGGTTCGGCCATACCTTCGAGTTCCACGAGGCCCTCATCGGGGGGGCGGCCATCGACGCCACCGGATCGCCGCTCCCTCCCGAGACCCTGGAGCGGTGTCGTCGCTCGGACGCGATCCTGCTGGGGGCGGTGGGCGGGCCCAAATGGGACGACCCCACCGCCCCCGTCCGTCCAGAGCAGGGGTTGCTGGGCCTGCGCAAAGCCTTCGACCTCTTCGCCAACCTGCGCCCCGTGCGGGTCTTCCCCGCCCTGGTGGGCGCGACGCCGCTCAAGGAGCGGGTGGTGCGGGGCGTGGACCTCCTGTTCGTCCGCGAGCTCACCGGCGGCCTCTACTTCGGTCCCCGCCAGGAGGCCGGTCCGGACGGCGAGGAGGCCTACGACACGATGCGCTACACCCGATGGGAGATCGAGCGGGTGGTGCGGCTGGCCGCCCGGCTGGCCCGGGGCCGCCGAAAGCAGCTCACCTCGGTGGACAAGGCCAACGTGCTGGCTGCCTCCCGCCTGTGGCGCCGGGTGACCGAGGAGGTGGTCCGCCGGGAGTTCCCGGACCTCGCCCTGGAGCACGTGCTGGTGGACGCCTTCGCCATGCATCTCATCCGGCGTCCGGCGGCCTTCGACGTGGTGGTGACGGAGAACATGTTCGGGGACATCCTCACCGATGAAGCATCGGTGTTGGCGGGATCCATGGGGATGCTCCCCTCGGCCTCGCTGGGGGAGAGCCCGCCGGGGCTCTTCGAGCCGGTGCACGGCTCGGCCCCCGACATCGCCGGGCGCAACCTGGCCAACCCCATCGGGGCGATCCTGAGCGCGGCGCTCATGCTGCGCTACGCCTTCAGCCTGGAGGCGGAGGCCCGAGCGGTGGAGCAGGCCGTGGAGGCCATTCTCGAAGCCGGCTACCGCACCCGGGACATCGCCGATGGGGAGACCTGCATTGTGGGGACCCGGGAGATGGGGGAGGCCATTGCGCAGCGCATCCTTCACTGCGCCTCATAGCCCCAGGATGGGCGCCGCTGAAGTATCCTTGAGATCCGTTGAAGGCCACAGGGCTTCCCTTCAGATCCCTGGAACATGAACGGAGGAGGCACAGCCATGAGCATCTCCGGGAACGGGCGCAAACACCGCAGCGCGCGGGTGACGGAGGGCGTGGAACGGGCTCCCCACCGGGCGATGTTCCGGGCGGTGGGCTTGCGGGATGAGGATCTCCGCCGGCCTTTCATCGGCGTCGCCAACACCTGGTTCGAGGCCCAGCCCTGCAACCACCACCTCCAACGCCTGGCCGAGCTCGTCAAGCAGGGGATCCGCGACGCCGGGGGTACCCCCATCGAGTTCAACGCCGTCCCGGCCAACGACGCCATCGGCATGGGCCATGAAGGGATGAAGGCCTCTTTGGTCAGCCGGGAGCTGATCGCCGACTCCATCGAGCTGGCGGCGGTGGCTTACCAGCTGGACGCCCTGGTGGCCATCGGGGGCTGCGACAAGACCCAGCCGGCCTGCGTGATGGCCATGGCCCGCCTGAACCTGCCCTCCATTTATCTTTACGGAGGAAGCGTCCCCCCCGGGAGCTGGCGCGGACGTGCGGTGACCATCCAGGATGTCTTCGAGGCGGTGGGGGCGGTCTCCCGCGGGCGGATGACCGTGGAGGAGCTGCGGGAGCTGGAGGAGGTCGCCGTCCCCACCTACGGCGCCTGCGGAGGGATGTTCACCGCCAACACCATGGCCTCCGCCTTCGAGGCCATGGGGCTGACCCTCCCCAACGCTGCCGCCCCGGTGGCCCCCAGCCGGGCCCGGGAGGAGCTGGCCTACGAGACCGGACGGGCCATCGTTCGCATCCTGGAGGCTGGGATCCGGCCCCGCGACGTCATGACCCGGGAGGCTTTCGAGAACGCCATCGCCGTGGCAGCCGCCATGGGCGGCTCCACCAATCTCATCCTTCACCTTCTGGCCATCGCCTACGAAGCCGGCGTCCCCCTCACCCTGGACGACTTCGAACGGGTCAGCGAGCGGACGCCCCACCTGGCGGACCTGAAGCCGGCGGGCCGATATGTGATGGCGGACATCGACCGCATCGGCGGCGTGCCGGTGGTGATGAAAGCCCTCCTGGACGCCGGGCTCCTGCACGGCGACTGCCGCACCGTCACCGGGGAGACCATCGCGGAGCGCCTGGCCGGCGTGACCTTCCCGGAGAATCAGGATGTGGTCCGCCCGGTGAGCCAGCCCCTCCATCCCACCGGCGGCTACGTGATCCTGCGGGGGAACCTCGCCCCGGAGGGCGGGGTGTTGAAGATCACAGGGACCACGAAACGCTACCATCGGGGGCCCGCTCGGGTCTTCGACCGGGAGGAGGACGCCTTCCAGGCGGTCAACAGCGGGCAGATCCGACCGGGGGATGTGGTGGTGGTGCGCTATGAAGGGCCGAAGGGCGGGCCCGGGATGCGGGAGATGCTGGTGGTGACCGCCGCCCTGGTGGGCCAGGGCTTGAAGGACGAGGTGGCCTTGCTCACGGATGGCCGGTTCTCCGGAGCCACCCATGGCCTCATGATCGGCCATATCTCCCCGGAGGCCGCCGTTGGCGGACCCCTGGCCCTGTTGCAAGACGGGGATATCATCGTGATCGACGTAGATCGTCGGACCGTGGACGTAGAACTCTCCGAAGAGGAACTGGCCCGACGCCGGGCGGCCTGGACCCCGCCGCCGCCCAAGTATTCCCACGGCCTCTTCGCCAAATACGCCCGGCTGGTCTCCTCAGCCGCTCAGGGCGCGGTGTGCATCCCATAGTCGCATTTCCTCAATCTTTGGATAAAAAAGTGGTGCGCGCGTGGGGGATCCAAAAACGAGGGCGGGTGGAGAGCAGCCCGGCCCTGCTTTCTCGATCTGAACAAGGGAGTGCGAACCGATGAGCCGCCAGCCTTCGTTCCGTGTCGCCGTCCTGGGGGCCACCGGGATGGTGGGCCAGTGGCTGGTCCATCTGCTGGATCGCCACCCGTGGTTCCGGGTGGTGGCCCTCACCGGGTCCGATCGCTCAGTGGGACGGCCTTACGGCGAGGCGTGCCGCTGGCTGCTCGGCGCGCCGATGCCTGACTGGGCGGCCCGAATGCCCGTCCTTCCCACGGAGCCGGGCTTCGAGGCCGAGCTGGTGATCTCCGCGCTCCCCTCGGAGGTCGCCCGGGAGGCCGAACCCCGTTTCGCCGCCGCCGGCTACCTGGTGGCGAGCAACGCCTCCGCCTACCGCATGGCCCCGGATGTCCCCCTGTTGATGCCCGATGTGAACTTCGACCATCTCGCCCTGCTCTCCCGCCAGCGAGACGAGCGGGGCTGGACCGGCGCCCTTCTCACCAACCCGAACTGCACCACCACCGCGGCCGTCCTCCCCCTGAAGGCCCTGATGCCCTACGGCGTCCGGCGGGTCCATCTGGTCAGCCTCCAGGCCCTCTCCGGCGCCGGCTACCCCGGGGTCTCCGCGATGGAGATCGTCGACAACATCCTCCCCTATATCCCCGGGGAAGAGGAAAAGCTCGAAAAGGAGCCCCGGAAGCTCCTGGGCCGGCTGACGGACGAAGCTGTGGAGGAAGCGCCCATCCTCCTCAGCGCCCAGACCAACCGCGTCCCGACCCTGGATGGCCATCTGGTGTGTCTCTCCGTGGAGCTGGAGGAGCGGATCTCGCCGGAGCAGGCGATGGCGGCCATGGCCACCTACCGTCCGCCAGAGGAGGTCGCCGATCTCCCCACCGCGGTCCCGATGCCCATCGTGGTGCGCAGGGAGCCGGACCGGCCGCAACCGCGCCTGGATCGGATGGCGGGCGGGGGGATGAGCGTGGTCGTGGGCCGGGTGCAGCCCTGCCCCGTCTTCACCCTCAAGTTCGTCGCCCTGACCCACAACACCATCCGGGGGGCGGCCGGCGCCGCCCTCTTCAACGCCGAAGCCCTCCTGCGCTGGCTCGGGCGGGTGTAGCCCGGGGCCTCGAACCGACCGGCATCCCGGAAACCTCAACCCAACCGGCGGATCTCTTGGCGCTCCGCAACGGATGGTTCCTCGTTTCGCCGCCCGGGTGGAACACCGGACCGCGGGAGGTCAATTTCCTCCGCGCGCTTCCTCTCCGTAACGTATAATGTCCGCGGAGCGGCTTTCCCGAGCCGCAGGAACCTTTAAGTGCGCTTCGGGAGGAAACCCCATGGACTTCCGTCTGAGCGATGAGCACCGGATGGTCCAGCAGATGGTCCGCGAGTTCGCCGAGCGGGAGGTCCGCCCCGTCATCAAGGAACATGACCGCGCTCAGAAGCCCATCCCCTGGCTCTTCGAACGTATGGCCACCCTGGGGCTGCTGGGGATCTGCATCCCGGTGAAATACGGCGGCGCGGGCATGGACTACATCTCCCTGGGGTTAGCTTGCGAGGAGCTGGAGCGCATCGACAGCTCCCTGCGTGTGGTGATGTCCGTCCACGTGGCCCTGAACTCCCTCTCCCTGTTGCAGTGGGGGACGGAGGAGCAGAAGCAGCGCTATCTGGTCCCCCAGGCGAAGGGGGAGAAGATCGCCGCCTACGCCCTGACGGAGCCCGGCGCCGGCTCGGACGCGGCGGCCATCCGCACCACCGCAAAACGCCAGGGGGATGTCTACATCTTGAACGGGGAGAAGACCTGGATCAGCTTGGCCGACCTGGCCGATCACTTCCTGGTGATCGCCAAGACCGATCCGGAGAAGGGCCACCGCGGCATGTCGGCCTTCATCGTGGAGCGCTCCTTCCCGGGGGTGAAGACCGGGACGATCCACGGCAAGCTGGGGGTGCGGGCCGGGAACACCGGGTGGATCGTCTTCGAGAACACGCCAGTGCCTGTGGAGAACCGCCTGGGGGAGGAGGGGGAGGGCTTCTACATCGCCATGGCAGCCCTGGACAACGGGCGCTACACCGTGGCGGCGGGGGCCACCGGCCTGATCCGGGCCTGCCTGGAGGCCTCGGTGAAATACGCCAACGAGCGGATGACCTTCGGCCGGCGCATCGGGGAGCACCAGCTGGTCCAGGAGATGATCGCGAAGATGGCCACCAACTATGAGATCGCCCGCCTCCTTTACCTGCGGGCGGGCTGGATGAAGAACATGGGCCTGCGGAACACCCGGGAGACCAGCCTGGCCAAATGGTTCGCCACCGAGGCCGCCGTCCAGGCGGCCCTGGACGCCATCCAGATCCACGGGGCTTACGGCTACAGCGATGAATACGATGTGGAGCGCTACCTGCGCAACGCCAAGGGCGAGGTGATCTACGAGGGCACCAGCCAGATCCACACCATCCTGCAGGCGGAATACGCCCTGGGCTACCGGAAGGACCGCCCGCTGCGCTGTGAGCTGCCCGCCTACGACCCCGAGGTTTGGCGTGCGGAGCCGGCGGTGGCCTGAACACGCTCTGAACACATCCATGCCATGTTCTCCCGGGGTGCTGTGGGTTCGAGGGCCTGAGGCCCTGAGAAGCGGGGAAGGCTCTCTCATCCTCCGGGCGCACAGGAGGGCTTCCATGCACATCGTGGTGCCAATCAAGCAAACCCCGGATACCACCGCGACCCTCACGGTGGATGCGTCCGGGCGTATCTCGTGGGGGGATGCGCCGCTGATCGTGAACCCCTGGGACGAGTTCGCTATTGAGGAGTCCCTGCGGTTGAAGGAGAAGTTCGGCGGCAAGGTCACTGTGATCACCATGGGGCCGGAATCCGCCAAGGAGGCCCTCAAGC includes:
- a CDS encoding 3-isopropylmalate dehydratase small subunit gives rise to the protein MRFQGRAWVFGDNIDTDVIIPGRYLNTTDPQELAAHCMEGVDPEFPRKVQPGDIVVAGRNFGSGSSREHAPLSLKAAGVSCVVAKSFARIFFRNAINIGLPVLECPEAVEAIQPGDELEVRLDSGEILHRRTGQVFRAKPYPPFMLELIRAGGLIPYTKARLRQGSVVA
- the cimA gene encoding citramalate synthase; this encodes MERVWLYDTTLRDGSQREGISFTVEDKLRITEKLDQLGIHYVEGGWPGSNPKDAEYFRRVRRMSLRHARIAAFGMTRRPGRRAEDDENLRALLEAGTPAVTVVGKSWDLHVHRVLETTLEENLAMIRESVALLKAHGREVIYDAEHFFDGWKRNPDYALATLRAAQEGGADWIVLCDTNGGSMPWEIEEGVEAAKRAVSVPLGIHTHNDCELAVANSLAAVRRGVRQVQGTINGYGERVGNANLISIIANLKLKMGIDCVTDEQLARLTEVSRFVAEVANLPHDSHQPYVGASAFAHKGGIHVAAILKTEESYQHIDPARVGNVKRVLVSELSGRGNIVAKALEFGLRLNPEDPAVQAVVRRIKELENEGFYFEDAEASVILMLRRAHPDYIPPFQVLDYVVMVERREGRPPVAEAAVKVRLDGEIVHTAAEGNGPVNALDAALRKALLPRYPALSRVHLTNYRVHILNGDAGTAARVRVWIESTDGQRVWRTVGASTNILEASRLALEDSLEFGIDPTVDHR
- the leuB gene encoding 3-isopropylmalate dehydrogenase, yielding MGRFVIAVLPGDGIGPEVTAEAVRVLEAVGRRFGHTFEFHEALIGGAAIDATGSPLPPETLERCRRSDAILLGAVGGPKWDDPTAPVRPEQGLLGLRKAFDLFANLRPVRVFPALVGATPLKERVVRGVDLLFVRELTGGLYFGPRQEAGPDGEEAYDTMRYTRWEIERVVRLAARLARGRRKQLTSVDKANVLAASRLWRRVTEEVVRREFPDLALEHVLVDAFAMHLIRRPAAFDVVVTENMFGDILTDEASVLAGSMGMLPSASLGESPPGLFEPVHGSAPDIAGRNLANPIGAILSAALMLRYAFSLEAEARAVEQAVEAILEAGYRTRDIADGETCIVGTREMGEAIAQRILHCAS
- the ilvD gene encoding dihydroxy-acid dehydratase, which translates into the protein MSISGNGRKHRSARVTEGVERAPHRAMFRAVGLRDEDLRRPFIGVANTWFEAQPCNHHLQRLAELVKQGIRDAGGTPIEFNAVPANDAIGMGHEGMKASLVSRELIADSIELAAVAYQLDALVAIGGCDKTQPACVMAMARLNLPSIYLYGGSVPPGSWRGRAVTIQDVFEAVGAVSRGRMTVEELRELEEVAVPTYGACGGMFTANTMASAFEAMGLTLPNAAAPVAPSRAREELAYETGRAIVRILEAGIRPRDVMTREAFENAIAVAAAMGGSTNLILHLLAIAYEAGVPLTLDDFERVSERTPHLADLKPAGRYVMADIDRIGGVPVVMKALLDAGLLHGDCRTVTGETIAERLAGVTFPENQDVVRPVSQPLHPTGGYVILRGNLAPEGGVLKITGTTKRYHRGPARVFDREEDAFQAVNSGQIRPGDVVVVRYEGPKGGPGMREMLVVTAALVGQGLKDEVALLTDGRFSGATHGLMIGHISPEAAVGGPLALLQDGDIIVIDVDRRTVDVELSEEELARRRAAWTPPPPKYSHGLFAKYARLVSSAAQGAVCIP
- the asd gene encoding aspartate-semialdehyde dehydrogenase, whose amino-acid sequence is MSRQPSFRVAVLGATGMVGQWLVHLLDRHPWFRVVALTGSDRSVGRPYGEACRWLLGAPMPDWAARMPVLPTEPGFEAELVISALPSEVAREAEPRFAAAGYLVASNASAYRMAPDVPLLMPDVNFDHLALLSRQRDERGWTGALLTNPNCTTTAAVLPLKALMPYGVRRVHLVSLQALSGAGYPGVSAMEIVDNILPYIPGEEEKLEKEPRKLLGRLTDEAVEEAPILLSAQTNRVPTLDGHLVCLSVELEERISPEQAMAAMATYRPPEEVADLPTAVPMPIVVRREPDRPQPRLDRMAGGGMSVVVGRVQPCPVFTLKFVALTHNTIRGAAGAALFNAEALLRWLGRV
- a CDS encoding acyl-CoA dehydrogenase family protein, translating into MDFRLSDEHRMVQQMVREFAEREVRPVIKEHDRAQKPIPWLFERMATLGLLGICIPVKYGGAGMDYISLGLACEELERIDSSLRVVMSVHVALNSLSLLQWGTEEQKQRYLVPQAKGEKIAAYALTEPGAGSDAAAIRTTAKRQGDVYILNGEKTWISLADLADHFLVIAKTDPEKGHRGMSAFIVERSFPGVKTGTIHGKLGVRAGNTGWIVFENTPVPVENRLGEEGEGFYIAMAALDNGRYTVAAGATGLIRACLEASVKYANERMTFGRRIGEHQLVQEMIAKMATNYEIARLLYLRAGWMKNMGLRNTRETSLAKWFATEAAVQAALDAIQIHGAYGYSDEYDVERYLRNAKGEVIYEGTSQIHTILQAEYALGYRKDRPLRCELPAYDPEVWRAEPAVA